The Deinococcus sonorensis KR-87 genome includes a window with the following:
- a CDS encoding P1 family peptidase yields MSGNRTLTAIPGFRVGHWTDPVGRTGCTVLLCPPEGAVASASFLGPSPGTREGVLLAPDKKVERVHALLLTGGSAFGLGAANGVVRWLEEQGVGHPTPFARVPLVPAAVIYDLGSGDPRARPLDEHGYRAAQEASSDPVPLGRVGAGTGATCGKYLGPGHTAPGGLGSSFVTRHGVSVGALAVVNPIGDVLDEEGRLLAGPGQGPGAMAFTPGEVESTTLIAVATEHTLSKADAKRLADAAQTALARVIRPSHTFWDGDSAFVLSSGTRPPADAMLLSAVVQDAVAAAVIAAVRV; encoded by the coding sequence GTGAGCGGCAACCGCACCCTCACGGCCATTCCCGGCTTTCGGGTGGGCCACTGGACCGATCCGGTGGGCCGGACCGGCTGCACCGTGCTGCTGTGTCCGCCGGAGGGGGCGGTGGCCAGCGCCAGCTTCCTGGGCCCCAGCCCCGGCACCCGCGAAGGCGTGCTGCTGGCGCCAGACAAGAAGGTGGAGCGGGTCCACGCCCTGCTGCTCACCGGAGGCAGCGCGTTTGGGCTGGGCGCGGCCAACGGGGTGGTGCGCTGGCTGGAGGAGCAGGGCGTGGGACACCCCACCCCGTTCGCGCGGGTGCCGCTGGTGCCGGCCGCCGTGATCTACGACCTGGGCAGCGGCGACCCGCGCGCCCGGCCGCTGGACGAGCACGGGTATCGCGCAGCTCAGGAGGCCAGCAGTGACCCGGTGCCGCTGGGCCGGGTGGGCGCCGGCACCGGGGCCACCTGCGGCAAGTACCTGGGGCCGGGCCACACCGCGCCGGGCGGCCTGGGCAGCAGTTTCGTGACGCGGCACGGGGTCAGCGTGGGGGCGCTGGCGGTGGTGAACCCGATCGGCGACGTGCTGGATGAGGAGGGGCGGCTGCTGGCCGGGCCGGGCCAGGGACCGGGCGCCATGGCCTTCACACCCGGCGAGGTTGAGAGCACCACCCTGATCGCGGTGGCCACCGAGCATACGCTCAGCAAGGCGGATGCCAAGCGGCTCGCCGACGCCGCCCAGACCGCCCTGGCGCGGGTGATCCGGCCCAGCCACACCTTCTGGGACGGCGACAGCGCCTTCGTGCTGAGCAGCGGCACCCGGCCGCCGGCCGACGCGATGCTGCTCAGCGCCGTGGTGCAGGACGCGGTGGCCGCCGCCGTGATCGCCGCTGTACGTGTGTAA
- a CDS encoding multinuclear nonheme iron-dependent oxidase: protein MSISLAANGIPDLYAVLEQEEALPLDHIKCPLSPQSRPEVERALALRPVLLHGWGPPRYSVTRPELPEPELLRALSARSGTPHLSVHLDPAPALDGALSEAELLRRVAAQAEQLRQLSGVPLLLENMPWYPWRQKPGWGVDPAFIRRALEAAQAGLLLDLAHARVACWHLGQDVQEYLQQLPLERVREIHVSGPRLEQDGLRDRHQLLSEDDWALLAWTMERAPALTYLTHEYLAEGQPEQLRIELQRLGGLTR from the coding sequence ATGAGTATCAGTTTGGCCGCCAACGGTATCCCGGACCTGTATGCGGTGCTGGAGCAGGAAGAGGCGCTGCCGCTGGACCACATCAAATGTCCGCTCAGCCCGCAGAGCCGCCCGGAGGTGGAGCGCGCCCTCGCGCTGCGCCCGGTGCTGCTGCATGGCTGGGGCCCGCCACGCTACTCGGTGACGCGCCCGGAGCTGCCGGAACCGGAACTGCTGCGAGCGTTGAGCGCCCGAAGCGGCACCCCTCACCTGTCGGTGCATCTGGACCCCGCGCCCGCGTTGGACGGGGCGTTGAGCGAGGCGGAGCTGCTGCGCCGGGTCGCGGCGCAGGCAGAGCAGTTGCGACAGCTGAGCGGCGTGCCGCTGCTGCTGGAGAATATGCCGTGGTATCCGTGGCGCCAGAAGCCCGGCTGGGGGGTGGACCCGGCCTTCATCCGGCGGGCGCTGGAGGCGGCGCAGGCGGGCCTGCTGCTGGACCTGGCCCACGCGCGGGTGGCCTGCTGGCACCTGGGCCAGGACGTGCAGGAGTACCTGCAGCAGCTGCCGCTGGAGCGGGTCCGGGAGATTCACGTGTCGGGGCCACGGCTGGAGCAGGACGGGCTGCGTGACCGCCACCAGCTGCTCTCGGAGGACGACTGGGCGCTGCTGGCCTGGACCATGGAGCGCGCCCCGGCCCTGACGTATCTGACCCACGAGTACCTGGCCGAGGGCCAGCCGGAACAGCTCCGGATTGAGCTGCAGCGGCTCGGCGGGCTGACGCGGTGA
- a CDS encoding NUDIX hydrolase encodes MSYVRQLRALVGPRPVNWVGVCALVLNHSGEVLLQRRTDTGGWGTLGGLCELGERLDDALRREVQEEAGIRVLQAELLTVVSGPETFVRLPNGDEFYQYAAVYRVSDWTGTPMADGDEGSELRFFAPERLPQGLGPVDRQALALLR; translated from the coding sequence GTGAGCTACGTGCGGCAGCTGAGGGCGCTGGTCGGGCCGCGCCCGGTCAACTGGGTGGGGGTCTGCGCGCTGGTGCTGAACCACTCAGGTGAGGTGCTGCTGCAGCGCCGCACCGATACTGGCGGCTGGGGCACGCTGGGCGGGCTGTGCGAACTGGGCGAACGGCTGGACGACGCCCTGCGCCGCGAGGTGCAGGAGGAGGCGGGTATCCGGGTGCTGCAGGCCGAGCTGTTGACCGTCGTGAGTGGCCCGGAGACCTTTGTCCGGCTGCCCAACGGCGACGAGTTCTATCAGTACGCCGCCGTGTACCGTGTGAGCGACTGGACCGGCACCCCGATGGCCGACGGCGACGAGGGCAGCGAACTGCGGTTCTTCGCCCCGGAGCGGCTGCCGCAGGGGCTGGGGCCGGTGGACCGGCAGGCCCTTGCCCTGCTGCGCTAG
- a CDS encoding response regulator, with protein sequence MTLQAAHILLVEDDPGDVMLTREAFKQTEMVSEISVAADGIEALEFLRGQGDHPAAQRPDLILLDLNMPRMNGLDFLSALKGDSELKRIPVVVFSTSTADADVVASYDRYANSYISKPVHYHEYSDVVKSVEEFWLRIAKLPQD encoded by the coding sequence ATGACACTGCAAGCCGCCCATATTCTTCTGGTCGAGGACGATCCAGGGGACGTGATGTTAACCCGGGAAGCGTTCAAACAGACGGAGATGGTCAGCGAGATCAGTGTGGCGGCCGACGGCATCGAGGCGCTGGAGTTCCTGCGGGGGCAGGGCGACCACCCGGCGGCCCAGCGTCCGGACCTGATCCTGCTGGACCTGAACATGCCGCGCATGAACGGCCTGGACTTTCTGTCGGCGCTCAAGGGCGACAGCGAGCTGAAGCGCATTCCGGTGGTGGTGTTCAGCACCTCCACCGCCGACGCGGACGTGGTGGCCAGCTACGACCGCTACGCCAACAGCTACATCTCCAAGCCGGTGCATTACCACGAGTACAGCGACGTGGTGAAGTCGGTCGAGGAGTTCTGGCTGCGCATCGCCAAGCTGCCGCAGGACTGA
- a CDS encoding SDR family oxidoreductase, which produces MTQPASADSTFRPDLLRGKHALITGGGSGINLGIAQSFAAHGCRVTILGRSLEKAQVAAQGIQDAGGEALGVSADVRDVEALGRAVEAATARFGRFDIVLCGAAGNFPAPVDGISPNGFKTVVDIDLLGTYNTIKAAAPQLQVPGGSILSISAYGVPVPMQAHVVAAKAGVDALTQVLAIEWGLRGVRVNAIIPGPIDGTEGMRRLAPDEATRQQFTRTVPLGRFGVPQDIANAALFLVSDAASYITGAILPVDGGQNMLGGAPQYQMMLNMMERPS; this is translated from the coding sequence ATGACCCAGCCCGCTTCTGCCGACTCCACCTTCCGCCCCGACCTGCTGCGCGGCAAACACGCCCTGATCACCGGCGGCGGCAGCGGCATCAACCTGGGCATCGCCCAGAGCTTCGCCGCCCACGGCTGCCGCGTGACCATCCTGGGCCGCAGCCTGGAGAAGGCGCAGGTGGCGGCCCAGGGCATTCAGGACGCCGGCGGTGAGGCGCTGGGCGTCAGCGCCGACGTGCGCGACGTGGAGGCGCTGGGCCGCGCGGTGGAGGCGGCCACGGCCCGGTTCGGCCGCTTCGACATCGTGCTGTGCGGCGCGGCTGGCAATTTTCCGGCACCGGTGGACGGCATCTCGCCCAACGGCTTCAAGACGGTGGTGGACATTGACCTGCTCGGCACCTACAACACCATCAAGGCGGCCGCGCCCCAGCTTCAGGTGCCGGGCGGCTCCATCCTGAGCATCAGCGCCTACGGGGTGCCGGTGCCGATGCAGGCGCACGTGGTGGCGGCCAAGGCGGGCGTGGACGCGCTCACCCAGGTACTGGCCATCGAGTGGGGACTGCGCGGCGTGCGGGTGAACGCGATTATCCCCGGCCCGATTGACGGCACCGAGGGGATGCGCCGGTTGGCCCCCGACGAGGCCACCCGGCAGCAGTTCACCCGCACCGTGCCGCTGGGCCGCTTCGGGGTGCCGCAGGACATCGCCAATGCCGCGCTGTTCCTGGTCAGTGACGCCGCGAGCTACATCACCGGCGCGATTCTGCCGGTGGACGGCGGTCAGAACATGCTGGGCGGCGCGCCTCAATATCAGATGATGCTCAACATGATGGAACGGCCCAGCTAA
- a CDS encoding enoyl-CoA hydratase-related protein, whose translation MNFETVSLTRTGEVATLTITAPKSALGPLFWQEMPQALTQLQGVRALVVRGKEQFSVGLDVKATAAGLEGALGNRARFRALVAPMHASIEGLARLPFPVIAAVDGWCIGAGLELALACDLRLGSAAARFSLPEVRLGIVADLGGLQRLPRLVGQGWARQLALTGEPLDAATARQIGLVTELHDTPEQLYARAAELAGRLAGLPAAALEGTKRVLNAELPHQDSLMMAVDWNADHMTPEALASVLKR comes from the coding sequence ATGAACTTTGAGACCGTGAGTCTCACCCGCACGGGTGAGGTCGCCACCCTGACCATCACCGCGCCCAAAAGCGCGCTGGGCCCACTGTTCTGGCAGGAGATGCCGCAGGCGCTCACCCAGCTGCAGGGCGTCCGGGCGCTGGTGGTGCGCGGCAAGGAGCAGTTCAGCGTGGGCCTGGACGTGAAGGCCACCGCCGCTGGGCTGGAGGGGGCACTGGGCAACCGCGCGCGCTTCCGGGCGCTGGTGGCCCCGATGCACGCCAGCATCGAGGGGCTGGCCCGGCTGCCATTCCCGGTGATCGCGGCGGTGGACGGCTGGTGCATCGGGGCCGGGCTGGAACTGGCGCTCGCCTGTGACCTGCGGCTGGGCAGCGCAGCGGCCCGCTTCAGCCTGCCGGAGGTGCGGCTGGGCATCGTGGCCGACCTGGGCGGCCTGCAGCGGCTGCCCCGGCTGGTGGGCCAGGGCTGGGCGCGTCAGCTGGCGCTGACCGGCGAACCGCTGGACGCGGCGACGGCCCGGCAGATCGGGCTGGTGACCGAGCTGCACGACACCCCCGAGCAGCTGTACGCGCGTGCCGCAGAATTGGCCGGGCGGCTGGCCGGGCTGCCGGCCGCCGCGCTGGAAGGCACCAAACGGGTGCTGAACGCCGAACTGCCGCACCAGGACAGCCTGATGATGGCCGTGGACTGGAACGCCGACCACATGACCCCCGAAGCGCTCGCCAGCGTCCTGAAGCGCTGA
- a CDS encoding flavin reductase family protein, with the protein MSIPPHEFRQTLGRFASGVTILTAAHGGEYRGMTASAFMSVSLTPPLIVASVDKHASMHAVLEQEERFGVNILSCHQRSLSDHFAGRPSQTPVPWMLHEGLPLVSGAVAQLVCLKTQTVDAGDHTLFIAEVEYSRYTDDDPLVYFRGQYHELG; encoded by the coding sequence ATGTCGATTCCTCCTCACGAATTCCGCCAGACCCTGGGCCGCTTCGCCAGCGGGGTGACGATCCTGACCGCCGCACACGGGGGCGAGTACCGGGGCATGACCGCCAGCGCCTTCATGTCGGTGAGCCTGACGCCGCCGCTGATCGTGGCGAGCGTGGACAAGCACGCCAGCATGCACGCCGTGCTGGAGCAGGAGGAGCGCTTCGGAGTCAACATCCTGAGCTGCCATCAGCGCTCGCTGAGCGATCACTTTGCGGGCCGCCCCTCGCAGACCCCGGTGCCGTGGATGCTGCACGAGGGCCTGCCGCTCGTCAGCGGCGCGGTGGCCCAGCTGGTGTGCCTGAAAACCCAGACGGTGGACGCCGGCGACCACACCCTCTTTATCGCGGAGGTGGAGTACAGCCGCTACACCGACGACGATCCGCTGGTGTACTTCCGCGGGCAGTACCACGAGCTCGGCTGA
- a CDS encoding DUF2270 domain-containing protein → MTGAAVQKAMTEASYSTNTANALIHLYRAEVGKTTAYRQRLDMTTNWAIVTTAGLASFALGDNSNSHATFLFAMFMDYFFLHLEARRFRIFEISHHRVRLMERFFYPAMLGDRVDPGWHQLLLAELGRPRSPMSRWDSLGWRLRRNYLWIYAAVLMAWLAKLDIVRSKDVSFSPRTLVDMASIGNLPGWLIFGAVGVFYGYLIRLAVNATRDYPMEEG, encoded by the coding sequence ATGACCGGTGCGGCAGTCCAGAAGGCGATGACCGAAGCCAGTTACAGCACCAACACCGCCAACGCCCTGATCCATCTGTACCGCGCCGAGGTGGGCAAGACCACCGCCTACCGCCAGCGGCTGGACATGACCACCAACTGGGCCATCGTGACCACGGCCGGTCTGGCGAGCTTCGCGCTGGGCGACAACAGCAACAGCCACGCCACGTTCCTGTTCGCCATGTTTATGGACTACTTCTTTCTGCATCTGGAGGCGCGGCGCTTCCGCATTTTCGAGATCAGTCACCACCGGGTGCGGCTGATGGAACGCTTCTTCTATCCGGCGATGCTGGGCGACCGGGTGGACCCCGGCTGGCATCAGCTGCTGCTGGCCGAGCTGGGGCGCCCGCGCAGCCCGATGAGCCGCTGGGATTCGCTCGGCTGGCGGCTGCGGCGCAACTACCTGTGGATCTACGCCGCGGTGCTGATGGCCTGGCTCGCCAAACTGGACATTGTGCGGTCCAAGGACGTGAGCTTCTCGCCGCGCACGCTGGTGGACATGGCCAGCATCGGGAACCTGCCCGGCTGGCTGATTTTTGGCGCGGTGGGGGTGTTCTACGGCTACCTGATCCGGCTGGCCGTGAACGCCACCCGCGACTATCCGATGGAAGAAGGCTGA
- the mutY gene encoding A/G-specific adenine glycosylase: MPDPAAVRPLLLSWFDRHARALPWRLTRPDGRRDPYRVWISEVLLQQTQVARGLVYFERFLTAFPDVERLAAAPEEAVLKAWEGCGYYARARNLHRAAREMAASGMPTTHQGWLALPGVGPYTAAAVASLAFGERQAVMDGNVRRVLSRLSGVREPTDRWAQQQADVLLDPQRPGDWNEALMDLGATICTPKSPRCAVCPLQTHCAAFASGDPAQYPAPKKRAAVQVTVAVALLIGDGEQAYLEQRTGTLLGGLWGLPLEEVRDVDVAGALNRLQQRLNATEAEWLGVVNHTMTHRQIQLRVYRAQAAKPLTAVGGRPLSRLDHKALALLAAPQPALFAG; encoded by the coding sequence GTGCCTGACCCCGCTGCCGTGCGCCCGCTGCTGCTCTCGTGGTTCGACCGGCATGCCCGCGCGCTGCCGTGGCGCCTGACCCGCCCGGACGGCCGCCGTGACCCCTACCGGGTCTGGATCAGCGAGGTGCTGCTGCAGCAGACGCAGGTGGCGCGCGGGCTGGTGTACTTCGAGCGTTTCCTGACGGCCTTCCCGGACGTGGAGCGGCTGGCCGCCGCCCCGGAAGAGGCGGTGCTGAAGGCCTGGGAGGGCTGCGGGTACTACGCCCGGGCCCGCAACCTGCACCGGGCGGCCAGGGAAATGGCGGCCTCGGGCATGCCCACCACCCACCAGGGCTGGCTGGCGCTGCCGGGCGTCGGGCCGTATACGGCGGCGGCAGTGGCGTCGCTGGCGTTTGGGGAGCGGCAGGCGGTGATGGACGGCAACGTGCGGCGGGTGCTCAGCCGCCTCTCTGGCGTCCGGGAGCCCACCGACCGCTGGGCCCAGCAGCAGGCGGACGTGTTGCTGGACCCCCAGCGGCCCGGCGACTGGAACGAGGCGCTGATGGACCTGGGCGCCACCATCTGCACCCCGAAAAGCCCCAGATGCGCGGTCTGTCCGCTCCAGACGCATTGCGCCGCCTTCGCCAGCGGCGATCCGGCCCAGTACCCGGCTCCGAAAAAGCGGGCGGCCGTGCAGGTGACCGTGGCGGTGGCGCTGCTGATCGGGGACGGGGAGCAGGCGTATCTGGAGCAGCGAACCGGCACCCTGCTGGGCGGGCTGTGGGGCCTGCCGCTGGAGGAGGTGCGGGATGTGGACGTGGCCGGCGCGCTGAACCGGTTGCAGCAGCGGCTGAACGCCACGGAGGCCGAGTGGCTGGGCGTGGTGAACCACACCATGACCCACCGGCAGATTCAACTGCGGGTGTATCGGGCGCAGGCGGCCAAGCCGCTGACCGCTGTGGGCGGGCGCCCCCTGTCGCGGCTGGACCACAAGGCGCTGGCCCTGCTGGCCGCGCCCCAGCCGGCCCTGTTCGCCGGGTGA
- a CDS encoding aldo/keto reductase, protein MTTYRKLGRSGLHLFPIGLGSMQFGWSADEATSQQIMDRYYAAGGNFIDTADIYTTWTAGNPGGVSEEIIGRWMKARGNRDDIVIATKVRGAMGERGAEGRKSIHQREGLSRRWIIKACEDSLRRLQTDHIDLYQAHAIDNQTPIEETLSAFTELVQRGYVRYIGCSNYSAWRLMQALWTSDRKGLESFVSIQPEYSLLTPTRANFERELQRVCVEYGIGVIPWSPLGGGMLTGKYKRGQPLPESVRADENAARRFSDRNFDVVETLETVAQRHDAKPAQVALAWLLSTPAMTAPIIGANSVAQLDDLLGTVNLTLSEDDITEINKASDWERARTELEF, encoded by the coding sequence ATGACCACGTACCGCAAACTGGGCCGCAGCGGCCTGCACCTCTTCCCGATCGGCCTGGGCAGCATGCAGTTCGGCTGGAGCGCCGACGAAGCCACGTCTCAGCAGATCATGGACCGCTATTACGCGGCGGGCGGCAACTTCATCGACACCGCCGACATCTACACCACCTGGACCGCCGGCAATCCGGGCGGCGTGTCGGAGGAGATCATCGGGCGCTGGATGAAGGCGCGCGGCAACCGCGACGACATCGTGATCGCCACCAAGGTGCGCGGCGCGATGGGCGAGCGCGGCGCAGAAGGCCGCAAGAGCATACATCAGCGCGAGGGGCTGTCGCGGCGCTGGATCATCAAGGCCTGCGAGGACAGCCTGCGCCGCCTGCAGACCGATCACATTGACCTGTATCAGGCGCACGCCATCGACAACCAGACGCCCATCGAGGAGACCCTCTCGGCCTTCACCGAACTGGTGCAGCGCGGCTACGTGCGGTACATCGGCTGCAGCAACTACAGCGCGTGGCGACTGATGCAGGCGCTGTGGACCAGCGACCGCAAGGGGCTGGAGAGCTTTGTCAGCATTCAGCCGGAGTACAGCCTGCTCACCCCCACCCGCGCCAACTTCGAGCGTGAGCTGCAGCGGGTGTGCGTGGAGTACGGCATCGGCGTGATTCCGTGGAGCCCGCTGGGCGGCGGCATGCTGACCGGCAAGTACAAGCGCGGTCAGCCGCTGCCCGAGAGCGTGCGGGCCGACGAGAACGCCGCACGCCGCTTCAGCGACCGCAACTTCGACGTGGTAGAGACGCTGGAGACGGTGGCGCAGCGCCACGACGCCAAGCCGGCCCAGGTGGCGCTGGCGTGGCTGCTGTCCACCCCGGCCATGACCGCCCCGATCATCGGCGCCAACAGCGTGGCGCAGCTGGACGACCTGCTCGGCACCGTGAACCTGACGCTGAGCGAGGACGACATCACGGAGATCAACAAGGCCAGCGACTGGGAACGCGCCCGCACCGAACTGGAGTTCTGA
- a CDS encoding MerR family transcriptional regulator produces the protein MPELMPSELSIQEAARSTGLSPDTLRYYERIGLLEPVSRHSSGHRRYHPQDLHRVGFLSCLRATGMSIRQLQAFTALASEGPHTVDARLALLEAHKAQVRARIAELEHALSTIDHKITYYRSTGGHA, from the coding sequence ATGCCCGAGCTGATGCCGTCAGAGCTGAGCATTCAGGAGGCCGCCCGTTCCACCGGCCTCAGCCCCGATACGCTGCGCTATTACGAGCGCATCGGGCTGCTGGAGCCGGTCAGCCGGCATTCCAGCGGGCACCGCCGCTACCACCCGCAGGACCTGCACCGGGTGGGCTTCCTGTCGTGCCTGCGGGCCACCGGCATGAGCATCCGGCAGCTGCAGGCCTTCACCGCTCTGGCCAGCGAGGGTCCACACACCGTGGACGCGCGGCTGGCGCTGCTGGAAGCGCACAAGGCTCAGGTGCGGGCGCGCATCGCCGAGCTGGAACACGCCCTGAGCACCATCGACCACAAGATCACTTACTACCGCAGCACCGGAGGACACGCATGA
- the glcF gene encoding glycolate oxidase subunit GlcF, with protein sequence MNNDIAAQHPDAQGQLMAHAVDACVHCGFCLPACPTYTLLGDEMDSPRGRIVLMKSVLEGELPLLDAAPHLDRCLGCLGCVTACPSGVPYGELISGFRGWAEPQRRRPVIQRLTRSAVLTMLPRPALFRAGATVGKYAKPLAPLLPQALRAPLDLLPSAVQPAQPLPAFTPAHGPKRGRVAFLEGCAQQVLTPNFNAATVRVLSRNGIEVVVPPGQGCCGAAAMHTGARPLALQQARRNLDAFDPAGVDAILSNAAGCGAGLKEYPMLLAGEPEEGQARRLASKVQDISVYLAELSAAGGLEPFMPTTRPLRVAYHDACHLAHAQGVKAEPRALIRSIPGVELLDIPEGDLCCGSAGTYNIEQPDLAGRLGDRKARNVLSVRPDIVVSGNVGCHTQLQSHLTRLGSPVRVMHTIELLDLAYRGEL encoded by the coding sequence ATGAACAACGACATTGCCGCGCAGCATCCCGACGCGCAGGGCCAGCTGATGGCCCATGCGGTGGATGCCTGTGTCCATTGCGGCTTCTGCCTGCCGGCCTGCCCCACCTACACCCTGCTGGGCGACGAGATGGACAGCCCGCGCGGACGCATCGTGCTGATGAAGAGCGTGCTGGAGGGAGAGCTGCCGCTGCTGGACGCGGCCCCGCACCTGGACCGCTGCCTGGGCTGCCTGGGTTGTGTCACCGCCTGCCCCAGCGGCGTGCCCTACGGCGAGCTGATCAGCGGCTTCCGCGGCTGGGCCGAGCCGCAGCGCCGCCGCCCGGTGATCCAGCGGCTGACCCGCTCGGCCGTGCTGACCATGCTGCCGCGCCCGGCCCTGTTCCGCGCGGGGGCCACGGTCGGCAAGTATGCCAAGCCGCTGGCCCCGCTGCTGCCGCAGGCCCTGCGCGCTCCTCTGGACCTGCTGCCCAGTGCGGTCCAGCCGGCCCAGCCGCTGCCGGCCTTCACGCCGGCGCACGGCCCGAAGCGCGGCCGGGTGGCGTTCCTGGAGGGGTGCGCCCAGCAGGTGCTGACGCCCAACTTCAACGCGGCCACCGTGCGGGTGCTGAGCCGCAACGGCATTGAGGTGGTGGTGCCGCCCGGGCAGGGCTGCTGCGGGGCCGCCGCCATGCACACCGGAGCGCGGCCACTGGCGCTCCAGCAGGCCCGCCGTAACCTGGACGCCTTCGACCCGGCCGGCGTGGACGCCATTCTGAGCAACGCCGCCGGCTGCGGGGCGGGCCTCAAGGAATACCCGATGCTGCTGGCCGGCGAGCCGGAGGAGGGGCAGGCCCGGCGGCTCGCCAGCAAGGTGCAGGACATCAGCGTGTACCTCGCGGAGCTGAGCGCGGCGGGCGGGCTGGAGCCGTTCATGCCCACCACCCGGCCGCTGCGGGTGGCCTACCACGACGCCTGCCATCTGGCGCACGCCCAGGGCGTGAAGGCCGAGCCGCGCGCCCTGATTCGCAGCATTCCGGGGGTGGAACTGCTGGACATTCCGGAAGGTGACCTGTGCTGCGGCTCGGCCGGCACGTACAACATCGAGCAGCCGGACCTGGCCGGGCGGCTGGGCGACCGCAAGGCCAGGAATGTGCTCTCGGTGCGGCCAGACATCGTGGTGAGCGGCAACGTGGGCTGCCATACCCAGCTGCAGAGCCACCTGACCCGGCTGGGCAGCCCCGTTCGGGTGATGCACACCATCGAACTGCTGGACCTGGCGTACCGGGGCGAGCTGTGA
- a CDS encoding FAD-binding oxidoreductase, which yields MTVSGPARPGAPDRAGLARDLTRLLGDGKVLSTLGERLNYRYDAIQFGATPLAVVLPESTADVVAAVRAARQAGVPIVGRGAASGLSGGAAPAQEGLVISFTRMTRLHIDPLRREARAQPGVVTLQVSEAARPHGLVYPPDPASFRTSTIGGNLGENAGGPMCFKYGVSGDYVKALEFVDADGEVHRLTRDAYDLAGLLIGSEGTLGLVTEATLRLTTPARYTRTLMSHFAEVGQAAEAVSAAIAGGAVPSKLEFMDRACVNAVEDYLQIGLPREAGAVLVVDTDGDDLETVEHELELVEQACMRACGTVRRAADEADSAALWRARRSVSPALGRIRPQRMNEDIVVPRSVLPDVVREIERLGQASGLHMVQFGHIGDGNLHPNILFDPRQDSPEAVHQLAHEVARVAIRYGGVLSGEHGIGSMKVAFMQEAVDPTTLAALWDVKRALDPGMALNPGKVLPQPEASDA from the coding sequence GTGACGGTCAGCGGCCCGGCCCGGCCCGGGGCCCCGGACCGGGCCGGGCTGGCCCGTGACCTGACCCGCCTGCTGGGGGACGGCAAGGTGCTGAGCACGCTGGGTGAGCGGCTGAACTACCGCTACGACGCCATCCAGTTTGGGGCCACGCCGCTGGCGGTGGTGCTGCCGGAGAGCACCGCCGACGTGGTAGCGGCGGTGCGGGCCGCGCGGCAGGCCGGGGTGCCGATTGTCGGGCGCGGGGCCGCCAGCGGCCTGAGCGGCGGAGCGGCCCCGGCCCAGGAAGGGCTGGTGATCAGCTTCACCCGCATGACCCGCCTGCACATCGATCCGTTGCGCCGCGAGGCCCGCGCACAGCCGGGCGTGGTGACGCTGCAGGTGAGCGAGGCGGCGCGGCCGCACGGGCTGGTGTACCCGCCGGACCCGGCCAGCTTCCGCACCAGCACCATCGGCGGTAACCTCGGCGAGAACGCGGGCGGCCCGATGTGCTTCAAGTACGGGGTCAGCGGCGACTACGTGAAGGCGCTGGAATTTGTGGACGCGGACGGTGAGGTGCACCGGCTCACCCGCGACGCCTACGACTTGGCGGGCCTGCTGATCGGGTCGGAGGGCACGCTGGGCCTCGTCACCGAGGCGACCCTGCGGCTCACCACGCCCGCGCGCTACACCCGCACCCTGATGAGTCACTTCGCGGAGGTGGGGCAGGCGGCCGAGGCGGTGAGTGCCGCGATTGCCGGCGGCGCGGTGCCGAGCAAGCTGGAATTCATGGACCGGGCCTGCGTGAACGCCGTCGAGGACTACCTGCAGATCGGGCTGCCCCGCGAGGCGGGCGCGGTGCTGGTGGTGGACACCGACGGCGACGATCTGGAGACGGTGGAACATGAACTGGAGCTGGTGGAGCAGGCCTGCATGCGGGCCTGCGGCACCGTGCGCCGCGCCGCCGATGAGGCCGACAGCGCGGCGCTGTGGCGGGCGCGGCGCAGCGTGTCGCCTGCGCTGGGGCGCATCCGGCCGCAGCGCATGAACGAGGACATCGTGGTGCCCCGCAGCGTGCTGCCGGACGTGGTGCGCGAGATCGAGCGGCTGGGACAGGCGTCGGGGCTGCATATGGTGCAGTTCGGGCACATCGGAGACGGGAACCTGCATCCCAACATCCTGTTCGACCCGCGTCAGGATTCACCGGAGGCGGTGCATCAGCTGGCCCATGAGGTGGCGCGGGTGGCAATCCGCTACGGCGGCGTGCTGAGCGGCGAGCACGGCATCGGCAGCATGAAGGTGGCGTTCATGCAGGAGGCGGTGGACCCCACGACCCTGGCGGCGCTGTGGGACGTGAAGCGGGCGCTGGATCCGGGCATGGCGCTGAATCCCGGCAAAGTCCTGCCGCAGCCGGAGGCCAGTGATGCTTGA